The nucleotide sequence CGCAATTTCGTCACCCGCGCCGGCACGAGCGTGCCGGACTGGCTGGCGGAGAAATTCGACGGCCTCGACGATGATCCCGATACAAGGAAGCTCGTCGCCGCGACGGTCGCCGCCGGCCAGGTGCACAAGCTGGCCAAGCACGGCGTCGACACCTTCCATTTCTACACCATGAACCGTGCTGATCTCGTGTTCGCGATCAGCCATTTGCTCGGCATTCGCGCCAAGAGCGCCCAGAAGGCTGCGTAAGACCAGATGACCGTACCCGTCTCGCCCAAGCGTAACGCCCTGCTCGCCGCCGCGCGCGAGCGCATCCTGGTGCTCGACGGCGCCATGGGCACGATGATCCAGGGCCTGCAGTTCGACGAAGCCGCCTTCCGCGGCGAGCGCTTCAAGAACTTCCACCGCGACCTTCGCGGCAACAACGACCTGTTGATCCTGACCCAGCCGCAGGCGATCGAGGACATCCACGCCGCCTACTTGCGCGCCGGCGCCGATATCGTCGCCACCAACACCTTCTCGACCACCTCGATCGCGCAGGCCGACTACGACCTCGCCGACGTCGTCTACGAGATGGCTCGCGAGGGCGCACGCCTTGCCCGCAACGCCGCCGAGCGCGTCCAGGCAGAGGATGGCAAGCCGCGCTTCGTCGCCGGCGCCATCGGGCCGACCAACCGCACCGCCTCGATCTCGCCCGACGTCGCCAATCCCGGCTACCGCGCCGTCACCTTCGACGATTTGCGCGAATCCTATGGCGAGCAGATCAGGGGCCTGATCGACGGCGGCGTCGACCTCCTGCTGGTCGAGACCATCTTCGACACCCTGAACGCCAAGGCGGCGCTCTATGCGATCGCCGAGATCACAGAAGAGCGCGGCATCGACGTGCCCGTGATGGTGTCGGGCACCATCACCGACAAGTCCGGCCGCCTGCTCTCCGGCCAGATGCCGGAGGCATTCTGGAATTCGGTTCGGCACGCAAAACCCGTCACCATCGGCTTCAACTGCGCGCTCGGCGCGGAAGACCTGCGCGCGCACATCGCCGACATCGGCCGCGTCGCCGACACGCTGGTCTGCGCCTATCCCAATGCCGGCCTGCCCAACGAGTTCGGCCAGTATGACGAGAGCCCGGAGTACATGGCGCGCCTGATCGGCGAGTTCGCGCGCGACGGCCTCGTCAACATCGTCGGCGGCTGCTGCGGCACCACGCCGGAGCATATTGCGGCGATTGCCGCCGCCGTCGCCCCGCACAAGCCGCGCATCGTGCCTGAGATCACGCTGCGCTTAAGGCTCTCCGGCCTCGAGCCGTTCGTGCTGACGGACGCTATTCCCTTCGTCAATGTCGGCGAGCGCACCAACGTCACCGGCTCGGCCCGTTTCCGCAAGCTGATCACCGCGGGCGACTATACGGCCGCGCTGCAAGTCGCGCGCGACCAAGTCGAGAACGGCGCGCAAATCATCGACGTCAACATGGACGAGGGTCTGCTCGACTCGGAAGCCGCGATGCGGACCTTCCTCAATCTCGTCGCCGCCGAGCCGGATATCGCCCGCGTGCCCGTGATGGTCGACTCCTCGAAATTCTCGGTGATCGAGGCCGGCCTGAAGTGCGTACAGGGCAAGCCGGTCGTCAACTCGATCTCGCTGAAGGAAGGCGAGGAGAAGTTCATCCACGAGGCCAGGATCGCGCGCCGCCATGGCGCGGCGGTCGTCGTGATGGCTTTCGACGAAACCGGACAGGCCGATACCTTCAAGCGCAAGACCGAAATCTGCAAGCGCGCCTACGACATCCTCGTGAACACGATCGGCTTCCCGCCGGAAGACATCATCTTCGACCCGAACATCTTCGCGATCGCGACCGGCATCGAGGAGCACAACAATTACGGCGTCGACTTCATCGAGGCGACGCGCTGGATCCGCCAGAACCTGCGTGGGGCGCACATCTCGGGCGGCGTTTCCAACCTGTCGTTCTCGTTCCGCGGCAACGAGCCGGTGCGCGAGGCCATGCATTCGGTGTTCCTGTATCATGCCATCAAGGCTGGCATGGACATGGGCATCGTCAATGCCGGGCAGATGATCGTCTATGACGACATCGATCCGGAGCTGCGCCAGACCTGCGAGGACGTCGTTCTCAACCGCGATCCGGGCGCGTCCGAACGCCTGCTCGCGCTCGCCGAAAAATTCCGCGGCAAGAAGACCGAAAGCAAGGAAGCTGATCTGGCCTGGCGCGAATGGCCGGTCGAGAAGCGGTTGTCCCATGCGCTGGTGCACGGCATCACCGAGTTCATCGAGCAGGATACGGAAGAAGCTCGTGCCGCCTCCGCGCGGCCGCTCGACGTCATCGAAGGCCCGCTGATGGCCGGCATGAATGTGGTCGGCGACCTCTTCGGCGACGGCAAGATGTTCCTGCCGCAGGTCGTCAAATCCGCGCGCGTGATGAAGCAGGCGGTCGCCTATCTGATGCCGTTCATGGAAGAGGAGAAGGCGCGCAATCTCGCCAGCGGCATCGGCGGCGACGCCAAATCGTCCGCCGGCAAGATCGTGCTCGCCACCGTAAAGGGCGACGTCCACGACATCGGCAAGAACATCGTCGGCATCGTGCTCCAGTGCAACAATTTCGAGGTCATCGATCTCGGCGTGATGGTGCCGGCCGCCAAGATCGTCGAGACCGTGAAGGCGGAGAAGGCCGACATCGTCGGCCTGTCCGGCCTGATCACGCCCTCGCTCGACGAGATGGCGTTCTTCGCCGGCGAATTGCAGCGCGAAGGCTTGAAGCTCCCACTGTTGATCGGCGGCGCCACCACGAGCCGCGTGCATACGGCGGTGAAGATCGACCCGAGCTACCAGGCGGGGCCCGTGGTGCACGTCAACGACGCCAGCCGCGCCGTCGGCGTCGCCTCCTCCCTGCTTTCGCCCGACAAGCGCGAGGCTTACGCCGCCGAGGTGCGCGCGGAATACGCCAAGATCTCCGAGGCGCATCTGCGCGCGCAGGCCGACAAGAAGCGCCTGAAGCTTAGCGATGCCCGCGCCAACCGCGTGCCGATCGATTTTGCCGCGGCAAAGCCGATGAAGCCGACCTTCCTCGGCACCAAAACGTTCGACGCGTACGACCTCGCCGAGCTCGTCGACTGCATCGACTGGACGCCGTTCTTCCAGACCTGGGAGCTCGCCGGCCGCTTCCCCGCCATCCTTGACGACGCCAAGGTCGGCGAGGTCGCGCGCTCGCTCTATGACGATGCGCGCAAAATGCTCGACACCATCGTCAAGGAGAAATGGTTCCGGGCGCGCGCGACGATCGGCTTCTGGCCGGCGAACGCACAAGGCGACGACATTGTGCTCTACGCCGACGAGAGCCGGACGAAGACGATTGCGACGCTGCATACGCTGCGTCAGCAGCTCGAGAAGCGCGAGGGCCGCTTCAACGCGGCGCTGTCCGACTTCATCGCGCCGGCCGGCACGGGCGTGCCCGATTATATCGGCGGCTTCGTGGTCACCGCCGGCATCGGCGAGGACGCGGTCGCCGATCGCTTCAAGAAGGCCAATGACGATTACTCGTCCATCCTCTGCAAGGCGCTCGCCGATCGCCTTGCCGAAGCCTTCGCCGAGCGCATGCATGCCCGCGTGCGCCGCGAGTTCTGGGCCTATGCGCCGGATGAGGCACTCTCCAACGAAGAGCTGATCCTGGAGAAATATCAGGGCATCCGTCCCGCGCCCGGTTATCCCGCGCAGCCCGATCACACCGAGAAGGCGACGCTGTTCGCACTGCTCGACGCCGAGAAGACGGCCGGCGTGAAGCTGACCGAGAGCTTTGCGATGTGGCCCGGCTCGTCCGTGTCGGGGCTCTATTTCGCGAACCCCGAGAGCTACTATTTCGGCGTCGGCAAGATCGAGCGCGACCAAGTCGAGGATTACGCCGCGCGCAAGGGCATGGATGTCGCCGAGGTCGAACGCTGGCTTGCACCGGTGTTGAACTACATCCCGGCGCAGCAGGGTGCGGCCAAAGCTTCATTCGCGGCGACGCCAGCGAACGACGTATCTTCGGACGATCTTGCCTCCCATCCCCCGGGCTGCACCTGCGCGGTCCACCTCGTCTGGCAGAAAAAGCGCGTGGGCGCGGGATAAATATCCCTTCTCGCCAACATGCTCCGCTCGAAAGTGATGACCGCCTCGGCAATTTGGCGGTCGTCGCATTTCAAACATCCGCGCAAATTCCGTTTCAAACTTTGTAGGCGGTGAAACCGTCATCGAGATCGCGTTCAATGGGGCCAACCCAACTCCAGCACGCGAGCCGACCATGACCGCCATCATTCCCGAAGGTTTTGAACCGCATTTCCGCAAGAGTCCGCTCACTGAGCCCTGGGAGCCTCTGTACGCCAAGAAGACAGACAAGGCCGTGATCCTCGGCCTGCGGCTGGCAAAGCCGCACACCAATGGCCGCGGCTTGATTCATGGCGGGCTGATCGCGGCATTGTCCGACAACGCCATGGGCTATAGCTGCGCGCAGGCGACGGGTTGGACGACGTCATTCGTGACGATCTCGCTGTCGGTCGATTTCGTCGGCTCGGCCGAGATCGGACAATGGCTGTCGATCGAGAGCGAGGTGATCAAGACCGGCAGCACGATTTGCTTCGCGCAGAGCCTGATCAAGGCCGACGACACCGTGATCGCGCGCGCCAGCGGCACGTTCCGCGTGGTGCCGAAGAAGGGGTAGCCTCTCGTGGCTCTGCGCAAGGGCGCTTCACGCTGCAGCGCGTCCAGGACACGAGCGCCTACCCAAACCTCCACGCGGTCGTCTCCACGACGAGATCGATGAACGCCCGCACCTTGGCCGAGAGCAGGCGCGAGGTCGGGTAGACGACGTGGATCGGCAGCACCGGCTGTTCGTACTTCGCCAGCACGATTCTGAGCCGCCCGCGCCTTAAGCCCTCAGCAGCCTGGTAGGCCAGCACGCGCGTCACGCCGCCGCCGGCCTCGGCATATTGCAGGGCGGCGTCGGCACTGTTGCTGATGAAGCGGGGGTGAGGTGCCACCTCGATGTCGCGGCCGTCGCGGAGGAAACGCCATTCGGACGCCGGGCCGAACTGGATGGTCTGGTGCGAGGTGAGCGCTTCCGGCGTCTTCGGCTCGCCATGGCGCTTCAGATAGGTCGGCGCGGCGACCACGATCCGCCGCATGGCGCCGACCTGGCGCGCCATGAGCGAGGAATCGGCGAGGTGGCCGATGCGTACCGCGGCGTCGACGGCATCTTCCACGAGGTTGACGAGATGGTCCGACAGCCGCAGCTCGCAGGCAACGTCGGGGTAGCGCTTGAGATAGGCGGCCATCACCGGCCCGACATGCAGCCGGCCGAAGCCGACCGGCGCCGACACCACCAGTTTTCCGCTCGGCCGCTTGCGCTCCTCCCGCGCGGAGCCGTCCGCCTCCTCAACATCGGCGAGAATGCGCCTGGCACGCTCCAGGTAGCGCGCGCCGACGTCGGTCAGCGCGACCTGCCGCGTGGTCCGCTGCAACAGGCGCGCGCCGAGATGCTCCTCCAGCGCCGCGATCTGCCGCGTCACCGCCGAGGGCGACAGCCGCAGCTTGCGCGCGGCCGGCGCGAAGCCGCGCAAATCGGCGACGGTAACGAAGACCTGCATGGCATCGAGGCGGTCCATTTCATTATTGCATATATCGCAACGATGAAGTGTCAAGAGACGCGATTGTTTTAACCGCCAGAAGCTCCATTCTTAAGGCCCGAAAGACGCGAAATGCGCCGGGATTCTCAGGAGATGTTCCATGACGGCAGCGCACACCCATGCGAGCGACGTGGCGTTCACGCCGGCGGTGAAATCGATCCAGACCCGAAAGGGGTCGCGCGAGGCCTATGCCCGCGCCGAGCAGCGCGGCTGGCGCACCGAGGTCGACGAGAACCTGGCGGCGTTCCTCGCCGATGCCGACAGCTTCTATCTGGCCACCGCCTCAGGCGATGGCCAACCCTACATCCAGCACCGCGGCGGGCCGAAGGGCTTTCTGAAGGTGCTGGACAAGCAGACGCTTGCCTTTGCCGACTACGCCGGCAACCAGCAATATCTCACCCAGGGCAATCTGTCGGAGAATCCAAAGGCCTACATCTTTGTGATGGACTATGCCCATCGCCGCCGCGTGAAGATCTGGGGGGAGGCGCGCGTCGTCGAGGACGACGATGCGCTGACGCAGGCGCTGATGCCGAAAGGATATCGGGCACGGCCCGAGCAGGTGATCCTGTTCAAGATCGCGGCATGGGACACGAACTGCCCGCAGCACATCCCGCAGAAGTTCGATGCGGCGGATGTGGCCGCGGCGCTGGCGGCACGCGATCAGCGGATTGCGGAGCTGGAAGCGGAAGTGGGGGCGCTGAAGGCGAAGGCGCCGGCTTCGCGTTGAGGGGCCCTCTTCGCTTCTCCCCGCTCGCGGGGAGAAGCCGGAATCCGCGCAAAGCGCGAACTCCGGGTGAGCGGGAGCCTCTGCGAATCCGGCTTTCATCGTCCCCCGAAACTTCCGGGTCAATTTCTCGCATGTGGTCATGCCCCGCGAAGGCGGGGCATCCAGTACGCGGCAGCCTATCCGTATGCGTCACTGCCTCTGGAATACTGGATCGCCCGGTCAAGCCGGGCGATGACAGCGAGAATGCAGCGGCGACCGTCGCTAAGCCACCACCACCCGCCTCGGCTCGACGAGCTCATCACAGCACACTCGCCCCTTCGTGCTGGAAGCCGAGATAGCTGGCCGCGACGCGCTCGTTGGCGGCGATGTCGCTGGCCTTGCCGCTGAGCACGAACTCGCCGAGCTCCATCACATAGGCATGGTCCGCGATCTTCAGCGCGGCCTGCGCGTTCTGCTCGACCAGGAGCACGGAGACGCCGCTGGCGCGCAGCTCGGTGACAATGCGGAAGATGTCGGCCACGATGATCGGGGCGAGACCGAGGCTCGGCTCGTCCAGCATCAAGAGTTTCGGCTCTCCCATCAGCGCGCGGCCCATCGCCAGCATTTGCTGCTCGCCGCCGGACAAGGTGCCGGCGAGCTGCTTGCGACGCTCCTTGAGGCGCGGAAACAGCGCATAGACCCGCTCGATCGAGGCCTTCGCCCGGCTCTTCTCGATGCGGAAAGCCCCGAGCTCGAGATTGTCCTCGACATTCATGGTCACGAACAATTCGCGGTGCTCCGGCACGAGGCCGAGGCCCATCGCGACGCGGTCCTCGATGTCGAGCCGCGCGAGATCTTGCCCGGCAAAAGTGACGCGGCCCTTCAGCGGCAGGATGCCCATGATGGCGGAGAGCAGCGTGGTCTTGCCGGCGCCGTTGGCGCCGACGATGGTGACGATCTCGTTCGTGCCGACTTCGAGCGAGACCGAGCGGACGGCCTCGACCTTGCCATAGGCGACATGCGCGTCGGTGACGGACAACAGCGCGCTCATGCCGCCACTCCGAGATAGGCCTTGATCACTTCGGGATTGGTCTTGATCGTGGCCGGCGTGCCCTCCGCAATCTTGGTGCCGAAGTCGAGCACAACGATGCGATCGGCGAGATTCATCACGAAGCCCATGTCGTGCTCGACCAGCAGCACCGACATGCCGCCGTCGCGCAATTCGCGCAAGAGCGCCGCGAGCCGCTGCTTCTCCATGTGGCGCAGGCCCGCGGCCGGCTCGTCGAGCAGGAGCAGCATCGGATCAACGCACAGGGCACGCGCGATCTCAACGATGCGCTGCTGGCCCAGCGACAGGCTGCCTGCGAGCTGATGCATCTGGTCGGCAAGGCCGACGCGCTCGATCTGGCGCGCGGCTTCGGCGAGCAGCTTGGCCTCATCAGTGCGGTCGAGCCGCAGCATCGAGGAAATGGGGCCGGAATGACCGCGCAGATGCGCGCCGATCGCGACGTTCTCGAGCACGGTCATGTCCGGCACCAGCTTGACGTGCTGGAAGGTGCGGGAGATGCCAAGCTCCACGATCTCCTGCGGCGGCGCATTGTCGACCTTTTTGCCAAGCACGGAGATCGAGCCCGAGGTGGCCGACAGCACGCCGGTGATGAGATTGAACGTCGTGCTTTTTCCCGCGCCGTTAGGCCCGATCAGCGCGACGATCTCGCGGGCCCGAACGTCGAAGGAGACGTTGTTGACGGCGATCACGCCGCCGAACTGCTTGCGCGCCTTCTCGACCTGGAGCAGCACTCCGGTCTCACCGGCGGCGCGGACGCGTGCCGGCAAGGTCAGCGACGTATCCGGCTTTTTACCGCTGGTCTTCTGCGGCAGGAACGACATCAGCCAGGGCCAGACGCCGCCAGGCGCGAGCTGAAGCAGCAGCACCAGCATGATGCCGAACACGATGGTCTCGACCTGGCCCGAGCCCGGCAGAATCAGCGGCAGGTAGCTCTGCAGCACCTCCTTCAGGATCACGACGATCGCAGCACCAAGCACGCCGCCCCAGACGTAGCCGGCGCCGCCGACCACGGCGATGAAGAGATATTCGATGCCGGCCTGGGCGCCGAATGGCGTTGGGTTCACCGCGCGCTGCAGGTGCGCGTAGAGCCAGCCCGAGAGGCCGGCCAGCACCGCGGCGTGGATGAAGACCAGGAGCTTTGCACGGGGCGTATGCACGCCGAAGGCCTCTGCCGCAACATGTCCGCGCCGGAGCGCGCGGATGGCGCGTCCGGTGCGTGAGTCCAACAGATTCATGGTGAGCAGCGCGGAGAGGATGACCGCAACCCAGACCGCATAATAGATCGAGCCGGGATCGAGCATCCTGAACGAGCCGATCGACAGCGGCGGAATCGCCGAGATGCCGTCGTTGCGGCCCAAGAATTCCAGCTTGCTGAAGAGGTAGAACAGCCCCAGCCCCCAGGCGAGCGTGCCGAGCGGCAGATAATGGCCGGAAAGCCGGACCGTGATGAGGCCGAGCAGCACCGCGAACAAGCCGCTGACCAGCAAGGACAGCGGCAGGGTGAGCCAGGGCGACAGGCCATAGGCCGTCGACAGCACCGCCGTGGTGTAGGCGCCGAAGCCGACGAAGGCCGCCTGCCCGAACGAGGTGAGGCCGCCGACGCCGGTCAGCAGCACGAGGCCCATCGCGACCAGCGCCGCGAGGCCGATATTGTCGAGCAGCACGATCCAGAACGGCGGCACACCCGGAACAAACGGGATCGCCGCCATGAGAAGTGCGAAGACGATGGTGGGAAGCCGGGTCTGCATCGCGCGTCAGTCCTTCTCTTCCTCGACCGCGGGAGCTGCGAGCGAGCGCAGCAGCAGCACGGGGATCAAGAGCATGAAGACGATGACCTCCTTGTAGTTGCTCGCATAGAAGGACGAGAACGCCTCGACGATGCCGACGACGAGGGCCGCGGCCGCGGTGAGAGGATAGCTGACGAGGCCGCCGATGATCGCAGCGACGAAGCCTTTCAGACCGATCAGGAAGCCGCTGTCGTAGTAGAGGGTTGTAATGGGAACGATAAGTATGCCCGAGAGCGCGCCGATGACGGACGCCAGCAGGAAGGCGATCTGCCCCGACAGCGTCGTGCGGATGCCGGCAAGGCGCGCACCGAGCCGGTTGACGGCGGTCGCGCGCAGCGCCTTGCCGTAGAGCGTCAGGCCGAAGAACAGCCACAGGCCGACGATGAAGGCGATGGTGATGGCGTAGACCGTAATGCTCTGGCCGGTGAAGCGCAGCGAGCCTGCGGTGAACGCGGCGGACAGCACGGCCGGTCCGCGCTGGCCTTCGGCGCCGAAGAACAAGAGGCCCAACCCCTGGAGCGCGAGGTGGACGCCGACGGAGGCGATCAGGAGCACCAGCACGGAGGTGTGGGCGAGCGGCTGGAACACGATGCGATAGAGCGACAGGCCGATCAGCGCGACGATCACCAGGGACAATGCCATTGCGACCGCGACCGGCGGCTTCTGGCCGGCGAAATAGAGCGTGACGGCCAGCACGAGTCCCGGCAGCACGATGTTGGTGAGGAAGGTCCGCGCAACCAGCCGCCCGTGCAGCGCCTTGCGCGCGGCGACGAGGTCGAGGACGAAGGCGACGATTCCCATGGCGAGCGCGAGCTTGGCCGTGCCCGGCATCTGCCCGGAAGCGAGCGAGGCATAGGTCAGCGCGCCATAGGTGACGAATTCGCCCTGCGGGATCAGGATGACGCGGGTGACTGCGAACACCAGCACCAGCGCCAATCCGAGCAGCGCGTAGATCGCGCCATTGGTGATGCCGTCCTGCACCAGGAACAGCATGATGGTGGTGTTCAAGACCGGACGCTCCCCCTAAAGATCCGGACCCGGTCCCGCGATTGGGGTGGATGGTCCGCTCACAGCCATTGAAAAACGCTGACGATATTTGATATGGTCAATAACAATTATCAAATATAATCTCAAGGGCGACAAACGACCCGTCCCGAATTTAGCGGGATTGCGAGCATGAGGCGATGACCGTTTCCAAAACCGCTGAAAAATCCGCGGAAAAAACTGCGGAGGCGACGAAGGGCCGCAAGGACCCGCCCGAGGCGCCCGCCGAGGCCCTCCAGCTCGGCGAGCTCTCCGAGCAGCTCGGCTACGTGCTCAAGCGCGCCCAGCTCAAGGTGTTCGAGAATTTCCTGCGCTGCGTCGCCTCGCTCCAGCTCACCCCGGCCCAGTTCTCGGTGTTGCTGCTGGTCGAGAAGAATCCGGGGCGCAATCAAACCGAGATCGCCTCCACCCTCGGCATTCTCCGTCCGAATTTCGTGGCCATGCTGGACAATCTCGAGAGCCGCGACCTGTGCGCGCGGATCCGCTCGACCAACGATCGCCGCTCGCACATCCTGGTGCTGACCGACAAGGGCAAGGCGGTGCTGACCCGCGCGAAGAAGCTCGTCGCCACCAAGCACGAGGCGCGGCTGAACGACCTGCTCGGGACCGCCAATCGCGAGGCCCTGATCGCGATGCTTTCCAAGATCGCCAACGAGTTTTGAGGCGGGCAGTCATTCTTGGCTGCGCGAGCGCGAACCCGGAATCTCGCGCCGTGGCATGCGCTGCCGGTCGAACGGAATGACGCGCCGCATATAGAAAATGATGCTTGAAGCATCATTTAGCATGCCTTAGGCTTGCCAAATCAATCAACGTAACTGCCACGGACGTTCCGCCCCGTGATCACCGCAGCGCAGCTTCGAGCCGCCCGCGCCTTGCTGGGAATCGACCAGCGCGAACTTGCCCAGCGCAGTTCGTTGTCGCTGCCGACGATCCAGCGCATGGAGGCCTCCGAAGGGGTGATCCGCGGCAATGTCGATTCCCTGATGAAGCTGGTCGAGGCGCTGTCGGCTGCCGGCATCGAGCTGATCGCCGAGGGGGCGACGTCGAGCGCCGGGGGCCGCGGTGTGCGGCTGAAGCCTCGCCCCCCGAGCTCAGGCGACCAATAGCGATGACGACGCGCGCACAGATCATGATCCGGGAGCGGCCATGATCGCGGTGGCGCTATGGTCAGTGGCGGCTCTGCTGGCGCTGGCGCCTGCGGGAGTCCTGCTGTCGACGCGCCCGCACGGCTCGATCATCCTTTACGGCGGATGCCTGATCGCCACATCGACGCTATGTCTCACGGCGCTGTCCGATCTGCTCTATTTCCCGCATCTGACGCCGAGCGCGACACTGCCGATCGGCCTGCCCTGGCTCGGTGCCCATTTCCGGCTCGATGCGCTGTCCGCCTTCTTCCTCGTCGTCGTCAATCTCGGCGGCGCCGCTGCGAGCCTGTTCGCGCTCGGCTACGGCCGGCACGAGGACTCCCCCGGCCGCGTGCTGCCGTTCTATCCTGCCTATCTCGCTGCGATGAACGTCGTCGTGCTGGCAAACGATGCCTTCAGCTTCCTGGTCGCCTGGGAATTCATGTCGCTGACCTCCTGGGCGATGGTGGTGTCGCATCACCGGGAGGCCGAGAATGTCCGCGCCGGCTATGTCTATCTTCTGATGGCAAGTTTCGGCACGCTGGCGCTGCTGCTCGCCTTCGGCCTGCTCGCGAGCGACGCCGGTTACGATTTCGATGCGATCCGGGCCTCGCATCCTTCCGCTGCGCTGACCGGCATGGTGGTGATCCTCGTGCTGCTGGGTGCTGGCTCCAAGGCTGGCCTGGTGCCGCTGCACGCTTGGCTGCCGCTCGCCCATCCCGCGGCACCCAGCCACGTCTCCGGCCTCATGAGCGGCGTCATGACCAAGGTCGCCGTCTACGGCTTCGTGCGCATCGTCTTTGACCTTCTGCCCGAACCGGTGTGGTGGTGGAGCCTGGTGGTGCTGCTGGTCGGCGGTCCGACGGCGACGCTGGGCGTGCTCTATGCGCTGATGCAGCGCGATATCAAGCGCGTGCTCGCCTATTCAACGATCGAGAATATCGGCATCATCTTCACCGGCCTCGGGCTGGCGCTGGCTTTCAAGGCGGAAGGGCTCGACTGGGTGGCCGCGCTCGCTTTCACCGCGGCGATGCTGCACGTCTTCAATCATGCGCTGTTCAAGAGCCTGTTGTTCTTCGGCGCCGGCGCGGTGCTGGGAGCAACCGGCGAGCGCGACATGGAGAAGCTCGGCGGGCTGATCCATCACATGCCGAAAACGGCGTTCGCGATGCTGGTCGGCTGCGTCG is from Bradyrhizobium sp. ISRA430 and encodes:
- a CDS encoding branched-chain amino acid ABC transporter permease, with product MNTTIMLFLVQDGITNGAIYALLGLALVLVFAVTRVILIPQGEFVTYGALTYASLASGQMPGTAKLALAMGIVAFVLDLVAARKALHGRLVARTFLTNIVLPGLVLAVTLYFAGQKPPVAVAMALSLVIVALIGLSLYRIVFQPLAHTSVLVLLIASVGVHLALQGLGLLFFGAEGQRGPAVLSAAFTAGSLRFTGQSITVYAITIAFIVGLWLFFGLTLYGKALRATAVNRLGARLAGIRTTLSGQIAFLLASVIGALSGILIVPITTLYYDSGFLIGLKGFVAAIIGGLVSYPLTAAAALVVGIVEAFSSFYASNYKEVIVFMLLIPVLLLRSLAAPAVEEEKD
- a CDS encoding MarR family transcriptional regulator, translating into MTVSKTAEKSAEKTAEATKGRKDPPEAPAEALQLGELSEQLGYVLKRAQLKVFENFLRCVASLQLTPAQFSVLLLVEKNPGRNQTEIASTLGILRPNFVAMLDNLESRDLCARIRSTNDRRSHILVLTDKGKAVLTRAKKLVATKHEARLNDLLGTANREALIAMLSKIANEF
- a CDS encoding helix-turn-helix domain-containing protein, with protein sequence MITAAQLRAARALLGIDQRELAQRSSLSLPTIQRMEASEGVIRGNVDSLMKLVEALSAAGIELIAEGATSSAGGRGVRLKPRPPSSGDQ
- the hyfB gene encoding hydrogenase 4 subunit B codes for the protein MIAVALWSVAALLALAPAGVLLSTRPHGSIILYGGCLIATSTLCLTALSDLLYFPHLTPSATLPIGLPWLGAHFRLDALSAFFLVVVNLGGAAASLFALGYGRHEDSPGRVLPFYPAYLAAMNVVVLANDAFSFLVAWEFMSLTSWAMVVSHHREAENVRAGYVYLLMASFGTLALLLAFGLLASDAGYDFDAIRASHPSAALTGMVVILVLLGAGSKAGLVPLHAWLPLAHPAAPSHVSGLMSGVMTKVAVYGFVRIVFDLLPEPVWWWSLVVLLVGGPTATLGVLYALMQRDIKRVLAYSTIENIGIIFTGLGLALAFKAEGLDWVAALAFTAAMLHVFNHALFKSLLFFGAGAVLGATGERDMEKLGGLIHHMPKTAFAMLVGCVAISALPPFNGFVSEWLTFQAILLSPQLPSWGLKLVIPAVGGLLALAAAFAAACFVKLYGISFLGRPRSDVAASARETDRFSLAAMLMLAALCLVAGILPGLFIDALAPVSKNMVGNIMPNQVGLQWLTIVPIAESRSSYNGLLVFLFAALCGTVAASAIHRLASDRLRRAPAWDCGYPDPNPAIQYSASSFSQPIRRVFGSVIFAAREIGEMPPPSSPLPARLRVELHDLIWEALYAPVAKVIGFATDRINILQFLTIRRYLTLVFVALIVLLLVVTL